The following proteins come from a genomic window of Fusobacterium simiae:
- a CDS encoding aminotransferase class IV — translation MLIELDEGYSFGLGLFETILLYKGKPVFLDKHLARINKSIVDLGWNIKKIEKDEVFQYLDNNKNNFEYEVLKIVLSEKNRLFLKREYTYTEKDYQKGFSLNISEVKRNETSIFTFHKTLNYGDNSLEKRKSKKLGYDEPIFLNSKNQVTEGATSNIFAVVRDKIYTPKLSCGLLNGIVRQYVISNYNVIESEIDLEFLKNSDEIFLTNSLFGIIGVNSLEDKIFKSQKISKEIFKNYEKNSCYRF, via the coding sequence ATGTTAATAGAATTAGATGAGGGATATAGCTTTGGTTTAGGTTTATTTGAAACTATTTTATTATATAAAGGAAAGCCAGTCTTTTTAGATAAACATTTAGCAAGAATCAATAAATCTATTGTAGATTTAGGTTGGAATATAAAAAAAATAGAAAAAGATGAGGTATTTCAATATTTAGATAATAATAAGAATAATTTTGAATACGAAGTTTTAAAAATAGTTTTATCAGAGAAAAATAGATTATTTTTAAAAAGAGAGTACACTTATACAGAAAAAGATTATCAAAAAGGTTTTAGCTTAAATATTTCAGAAGTGAAAAGAAATGAAACTTCCATTTTTACTTTTCATAAGACTTTAAATTATGGAGATAATAGTTTAGAAAAGAGAAAAAGTAAGAAATTAGGCTATGATGAACCTATATTTTTAAATAGTAAAAATCAAGTTACAGAGGGAGCTACAAGTAATATATTTGCAGTTGTTAGAGATAAAATTTACACTCCAAAGCTATCTTGTGGGCTTTTAAATGGAATAGTTAGACAGTATGTAATTTCAAATTATAATGTTATTGAAAGTGAAATAGATTTAGAATTTCTTAAAAATTCTGATGAAATTTTTTTAACAAATTCTTTATTTGGAATTATAGGAGTTAATAGTTTAGAAGATAAAATTTTTAAATCACAAAAAATAAGTAAGGAGATATTTAAAAACTATGAAAAAAATTCTTGTTACAGGTTTTGA
- the pcp gene encoding pyroglutamyl-peptidase I, with the protein MKKILVTGFDPFDNEKINPALEAIKLLPKKIGDNEVRILEIPTVYKKSIEKIDKEIEIYNPDFILSIGQAGGRTDISIERVAINIDDFRIKDNEGNQPIDEKIFVDGDNAYFSTLPIKAIQSEITKNNIPASISNTAGTFVCNHIFYGVRYLVEKKYRGKKSGFIHIPYLPEQVIGKANTPSMSLDNILKGIIIAIETIFNVEDDIKKSGGSIC; encoded by the coding sequence ATGAAAAAAATTCTTGTTACAGGTTTTGACCCTTTTGATAATGAAAAAATAAATCCTGCATTGGAGGCTATAAAGTTATTGCCTAAAAAAATTGGAGATAATGAGGTTAGAATTTTAGAAATACCAACAGTATATAAAAAATCAATAGAAAAGATTGATAAAGAAATTGAAATTTATAATCCTGACTTTATCCTTTCAATAGGACAAGCAGGAGGAAGAACAGATATTTCAATAGAAAGAGTTGCAATAAATATAGATGATTTTAGAATAAAAGATAACGAAGGAAATCAACCTATTGATGAAAAAATTTTTGTTGATGGAGATAATGCCTATTTTTCAACTTTGCCAATAAAGGCTATACAAAGTGAAATTACAAAAAATAATATTCCTGCTTCAATTTCAAATACAGCAGGAACTTTTGTATGTAATCATATTTTCTATGGTGTTAGGTATTTAGTTGAAAAAAAATATAGAGGTAAAAAATCAGGCTTTATCCATATTCCATATTTACCAGAACAAGTAATAGGAAAGGCTAATACTCCAAGTATGAGTTTAGATAATATTTTAAAAGGAATTATTATTGCAATAGAAACAATTTTTAATGTTGAAGATGATATTAAAAAATCAGGTGGAAGTATCTGCTAA
- a CDS encoding ClC family H(+)/Cl(-) exchange transporter, which produces MNSAKDTVEKLYKGNGKLYLACLLVGVITGVIVSCYRWALEEIGIFRNKYFSDISLDNPISLLKMWLIFIAAGLIVNYLFKKFPKTSGSGIPQVKGLILGRINYNNWFFELLAKFFAGILGIGAGLSLGREGPSVQLGSYVAYGTSKLLKKDIVERNYLLTSGSSAGLAGAFGAPLAGVMFSIEEIHKYLSGKLLICAFVASIGADFVGRRFFGVQTSFNIAIKYPLDINPYFQFFLYVVFGIIIAFFGKLFTVTLVKCQDIFTGVKLPREIKVSFIMTLSFILCFVLPEVTGGGHNLVESLIHGKTIIYTLIIIFVIKLLFTAISYSTGFAGGIFLPMLVLGAIIGKVFGETIDIFAQTGSDFTVHCIVLGMAAYFVAVVRAPITGVILILEMTGSFHLLLALTTVAVVSFYVTELLGQQPVYEILYDRMKKDDNVVDEENQGKITIELAVMAESLLDGKTISEIIWPDEVLIIAIIRNGVEKIPKGRTVMMAGDILVLLLPEKIVPEVKEKLMKHTSVE; this is translated from the coding sequence ATGAATAGTGCAAAGGACACAGTGGAGAAACTCTATAAAGGAAATGGTAAGCTATATCTTGCTTGTCTACTTGTAGGGGTGATAACAGGGGTTATTGTTTCTTGTTATAGATGGGCTTTGGAAGAGATAGGTATATTTAGAAATAAATATTTTTCAGATATAAGTTTGGATAATCCAATATCATTATTAAAAATGTGGCTTATATTTATTGCAGCAGGACTCATTGTAAATTATTTATTTAAAAAATTTCCTAAGACATCTGGAAGTGGGATACCACAAGTTAAAGGACTTATTCTAGGAAGAATAAACTATAATAATTGGTTTTTTGAGTTATTAGCAAAATTTTTTGCAGGAATTTTAGGAATAGGAGCAGGGCTATCTCTAGGTAGAGAAGGTCCCTCTGTTCAATTAGGTTCTTATGTTGCATATGGAACTTCAAAATTACTGAAAAAAGATATAGTTGAAAGAAATTATCTATTGACAAGTGGTTCTAGTGCAGGACTTGCAGGAGCATTTGGAGCACCACTTGCAGGAGTAATGTTCAGTATAGAAGAAATACATAAATATTTAAGTGGAAAACTGTTAATTTGTGCCTTTGTAGCAAGTATAGGAGCAGACTTTGTAGGAAGAAGATTTTTTGGAGTACAAACTTCTTTTAATATTGCTATAAAATATCCATTGGATATTAACCCATATTTTCAATTTTTCCTATATGTAGTCTTTGGAATAATAATAGCTTTCTTTGGAAAATTATTTACTGTAACCTTGGTAAAATGCCAAGATATATTTACAGGAGTAAAATTACCAAGAGAGATAAAGGTTTCTTTTATTATGACACTTTCATTTATTTTATGTTTTGTCCTTCCAGAAGTAACAGGAGGAGGGCATAATTTAGTAGAAAGTTTAATTCATGGAAAAACTATTATATATACATTAATAATAATTTTTGTGATTAAACTTTTATTCACTGCAATTTCATATTCAACAGGTTTTGCAGGAGGAATATTTTTACCAATGTTGGTTTTAGGAGCAATAATAGGAAAGGTTTTTGGAGAAACTATAGATATATTTGCACAAACAGGATCAGATTTTACAGTACATTGTATAGTTTTGGGAATGGCAGCCTATTTTGTTGCAGTTGTAAGAGCACCAATCACAGGGGTTATTTTAATATTGGAAATGACAGGAAGTTTCCATTTGTTACTAGCTTTAACAACTGTTGCAGTTGTATCTTTTTATGTGACAGAACTTTTAGGACAACAACCAGTATATGAAATTCTATATGATAGAATGAAAAAAGATGATAATGTAGTTGATGAAGAAAATCAGGGAAAAATAACAATAGAATTAGCAGTAATGGCAGAGTCTTTATTAGATGGAAAAACAATTTCTGAAATTATTTGGCCTGATGAAGTTTTAATAATTGCTATAATAAGAAATGGAGTAGAAAAAATACCTAAGGGAAGAACTGTTATGATGGCA